CGATCGTGTGAAATGAACAGCTGGTTAAATTTATGTTGAGCAATGGCCTAATATGTGGTTTTATGAGCAACACATTATTGTTTTTCTTTAATAGCGATCATATTGCTCTAATCCGTGCTTTAAATtactttactttattattactttaataacgtttttttttatcacaaagCAGACACGAATCAACACACGGACAGATCGGCAACTGTAAGTATCGCTCGGCGACTGTGAATGTAACCAAATTATTTTCGTTATGGAAAACACAACATCTGTTAGTCTAATGTGACTTTTTGCACAGGATGTCCCAGCGTCGTGTGTTGCATCACTTGCACGTGAGATGTTCCTTAAATATCCATTTCGTGACGAcagtacatgagaatgtcataGAATCGCATCATAGCTGTCAGGGTTTGGTTGTAGATTTTCAATTTAAAGTCAAATCACAAATGTAACTTAACTTCCGTATATTGTAATTCCCTTCCAAGCAGGAGGGCGTGTAGCTTTTGGGGTCATCTCGAGGCAGGCTTAGCCCGCTCAAACCCGCCCTCAGCACCGGTCGTGCGCGAGATTATGAGTTCTGGGTTCATCGGTTAGTGAAAGATGCAGTTGGACGTGTTGTTATCGATTCGTAGTTACAAGTTCGAACAACAAGATTCAGAACCTTGGACAGCAGCATCTCTGAAGTCTCGGCTGACGTGTGGTTATCTCTACCAATACTGAAAAACAAGCCAATGAAAACTAGCACAGTTGTCACATCAATTAGCAAAGACGTCACTAATGACGACTTAGTCTATTGATTTAAGGCTTGGTTTAGTCATTAATAATACGTTGGGAAATATGTGCCTAGATCTCATTAGTTAACCTTAATACACGTGTTCACACGCAATTAACGGGATAACCCCATCGTAAAAGACAGACTGACCTAAGGAAATTACTAGACAGTACTTTCCCCATATACGAACACTTCCAACGTAGGCAGACatcaattattattttaaatcttTGTTTTGAAATAAGTGAGAAAATGCATTTAGACCCGAGAATTTTAATTGTTCTATTATAACAGAAATCAGACTGCACTTTCATGTCTTTCCAGAGAAATCAATGATGTCCTGTCTGTTCTTCAACCATCTGTATGACAATTCATAAATCCACCAACTGTCAGAAGGCAACAAAGATGTGGGCAACACGCAGGCGTAATTATAATCAGTCGGTATGGCGTAACTGATTTGGAACTTAGTGAAAACCTGAATCTGGTGTATATGTCAATATTTGGTTACAGGAGGAAAATACCTACATATTAGAAAGTTACTAGAGAAACGGGCATAATGTTTTTTAAAGTGTCAATTGTCACAAAGTATTTTAAAACAATGGCAATTACAAAAATACGACTAATTGGAGAGAGACCAGACCGTAGTAGACCTTCATATTGAAAAACGATATACCGGCATCCCGATAATTGGCCACACTCTTAAAAGTCCAAAGGCGTGAACGTTTATCAGGAAACATAAAATTGGCCGCCGTGTCGAACATAGTTTACTTGGAATTCTAAGGTTCTCTGGTTGTAGTTATTATTGATTTGAAAATAAGGTACCTAGTGGTCAAATAATTATCCTCAAAGCTCTTACAAATCTTTCCCCACATTTCAAataccttattttgtttggagatGTGTTCTGAAACTGTGTCTCATGATCTCTATACTGTACCGTACATATCTTAGTGCATTCAACATTCTACAGTACAAAGCTTGAAATTGTAgcgaaatacaaaaaagaatcTGTGTACATAAAATGAATCTGCGTTCACCTTACACACGACGAGTATAATTTATTGATGCATATGGTATTAATATTACTTTTTTTGGTCTAGTGTGTAGTTTAAACTTCATTATAGGCTATacggcaaaaaaaactagcagtGTTTGTGTTCACGTATAAATATAGAGAGAAATTCAACAGACATATTCACGCTCGGTTGCTCAGTAACATCGATTACTGTGAAATGCACCGCAGTGATGGAGAGAAGGTGTACTCTCCTGTCCAGTGCTCATTAGCTTGATTGTTTCTGCTTCAGGGCCCTGGGTTGCGCCAGTTCTCAATATGCAAGACACGTCAGTCTTTATGTACTTTATGTAGGAAGACTAATGACGACGGCAGCGAGGAACCCGTCCCACCCAGTCAGAACAAGGCCTCCTGGACATTAATGCTGGGATGAAAACAGGGAAACGTCTTCCAAAGCATTCACACATTTGATGAGGAGTTCGTGTAATCCAGAAATGCTGGACTATGAATGAGCGAATCGTCATGCAGTTAGACGCGCAATTCCTGTCAATTTAAGTGCATATGTCCAGCTTTTTAGGGATTAAGGgggaaaacattttaaaaagcagTTTAAATAGCGGAGAACAGTGACGAATCTTGCCAACCCAAAATTTGGATTCCCCGTTGCTTTGCTGAAGAATATTCGGCTGATATGCTCTGAGATAAAGGAATGGATCAATTATTTGTGAGAGTACCTGCGTAGTGTATTATTATCTATCTGTATTTATAATGGCTTTCTTGTAATAACTAGAACATTCCACTAGGTGGCAAAAGAGATCTTTTTTTCTAATGAATTGGGCCCAATGGATATGGAATGAACCGTATTGCCACATTTCTTCACACTCTCCCCTAAAGCTATTATTGGCAGCGAGATACGGGGCAGTAATGAGCAGAGGATAGAATCAAACGTACAgatgtgttgtttgtgtatgagagatagagacagacagatagagatgTGTTACGCAGAAGGACTCAGAGTCAAGTAATGTTACACTGCCGAAGAACGACATTTTCTGGTGGCATAACGTAACACTGAGAAAATAGAGAATTCAGGTACTGAATGGAGAATTCAGGTACTGAATGGAGAATTCAGGTACTGAAGTAGAGTCCCTGAAGTACTGTCATTACTGTTTTTATATCAAATAAATGAACAATTTATTAAAACTAATAAAGCtctaattcattcattcactcctgcattcattcatttactTAATTCAGTCATTCTTTCAAGCACTTTGACAGTGCAAAAATGTTTTCATAGTCTCCAGCATTGATTTATTTGGCCACCACATCAAAAGTTTTGTATTTCTGCAGCGATCGAGTATTGCTGAACTTCACCCAGCAGGAAGCCACCGTCCGCCCTGCGGTGGGGCCGGAGACGTCTCCACCGAGGTGAAGGACATCGGGTATGGGGACATGCTCACTCCGGCACCTGCCATCGAATGATCTCTTCCTGGTTTTGGGGCCCTTCAATAGCTTGGCTCCTTGGGCTTGCCGTACAGTGTCATATTGTTTGAGAACAGAGACTTCgccgtgtgtgtatgtctagTATGTTTGATTGAGCTACATTTACAGGTCTCTGACTTCTGCAAACATCCACTTATTTGTTTGAGACACTTTTAAGTCCTCCTCTATATTAAAGTAAGAAGGAGAGGGACAGCGAGGggaagaaagagtgagagagaggaggagagggagagagaggcagagggagagagaataaaaagaTTTATCTATACTCAGAGCTGAGGTTATGAACCTGTAGGCAGAAGTTGGAAATGAAATGACTAAGTCCAAACTACCTTTTGTGCTCTCAGTGgaaaaataaaattgttctaATGTAAAGTACATGTTGACCACACGTTGATACCTAGCAGTCTCTGGTATTTGAACATTGTTATATTTATGATTAACATAATTACAGTTACAGCTGTTCTGAGGTCAGCCTTAATGCTGGTCTAGAGCAAATGCTGTTCAATCCTGATGTGACAATTATTCCATTCTGCCTGCAGTAGCCATGTTTATTTTAGGAAAGTatgacacagtgtgtgtgtgtgtgtgtgtgtgtgcacatatgtctgcatgcgtgcatgttgatatgtgtgtgcatgtgtggatatgtgtgtgtgcgtgtttgtgcatgcacgtgtgggAATGCGTGTGCgcttgtgggtgtgtatgtgtgtgtgtgcgcgtgtgggtatgtgtgtgtgtgtgtgtgtgtgcatatgtgtgcatgcaCCCTCACACAagtgaataaataaacatgGGCTGACATATCAAACATAAACACATAGAATGTAGAAGTGAATATTATTTCCATCTGTGTGATCTTGACAATGGGTTTTATGGGTGtaacacacaggcacaaacctatacacacacgcacacacacacacagacagagcagGCTAGTGTGATGCAGCAGacagatggttgtgtgtgtgtgtgtgtgtgtgtgtgtgtgtgtgtgtgtgtgtgtgtgtgtgtgtgtgtgtgtgtgtgtgtgtgtgtgtgtgtgtgtgtgtgtgtgtgtgtgtgtgtgtgtgtgtgtgtgtgtgtgtgtgtgtgtgtgatggagagagagggaaggatgtTAAACAGTTAGACATATTCTCCCtccttctgtttatctgtctgaATCCACTGGGTTAAGACCGGGTGCGAAGATGCGATCCACAACAGCTTTATCTAATACATATACTCATTCACctccgtgtgtctctctctctccctgtctcttaccatgtctcagacacacacacacacacacacacacacacaccatcccctcccctctgtgtggAACAGCAAGGGTTCATGTTTCTCTTTTCATTTCCTGAACTTTTTAATGGAGCTATCGAGAACTTTCTCCtgcttggagagagagagggaaggagagagagagagagagagagagaagaaggttgaagagagaaaaagagaagagaggtatactgacagagagagaaagaatcaAAATGCTACTGCACCAACCTTTACACATCTGCGCATGCTCAGATTGTCTTCCATTGTGCATTGTATTGTCACATTGTGTTGGTGTCACGTTGTCACTTTGTGTTGTTGTGTCGCGTTGTGtcattttgtgttgtgttgttttgtgttgttttgtgtaatgttgtgttgttttgtgtaatgttgtgttgttttgtgttgtgttgcttCAGCAGCATGGTGTTATGCTGTGTTATGTTTAGAGACATACTGAAAGTGGTGTTTTTTCTCACTGCTGGTAATTTAATGAACAAAATGAatactacccacacacacacacgcacacacacacgcacgcacacacacacgcacagacaaaGGGCTCAGGTTTAATCTGGCACAGGATAAAACCCATTGTCAAGGTCACACAGAGGGAAATAATATTCACTTctacattctgtgtgtgtgtgtgtgtgtgtgtgtgtgtgtgtgtgtgtgtgtgtgtgtgtgtgtgtgtaacttctCTTTTTTGGTATTTTTGGTTGTAAGAAAAATCCCACCTTTGCTGAGAGGTTTATCTGGACTCATTCTGTGCTTTTTGGCGAATAAAAGAATATCAGTAAATGCAAGCCAACGTGTATCTCCTGCATGTACTTTCTGCTGGAAGGTCCTTacatgtccctctgtctctctctctctctctctcccacacacacacacacacacacacgcagagtggTTAGTCTTTCTCTGGGGGTTCTGTTGGTTGAAGTGCTGTCAGATGAATGCATCATTGGTAACAGAATCTCTCCCCCAtccacccacctctctctctccctctgtctccctctctttctctctctctctttcatgacCTTAAAGAAAGCTCCTTTTGTGCCCCCACCAGGGCCAGGCTGGGCTTTGGTTACCGTGAGTTACGGCTCAGCAGGTACTTGTTCAGGTAGATCTATCGAAGACACAGAGGTCAGACCCTTTAGCTCTGGTACCTGTTCTCCTCTAAACACACACCGCTCTTCCATAAACACTGTCCAGATTTAGGTGGACGGAACCAGTTAATTCTCCTGTCCCTCAAACTCTGTCCTGGTGTAACACATGGAATCCCAATCCATAACTCAAAATGTTATCAAATttcctaaataaataaaaaaaatgtagctTTTATGCTGCATTATACACTACATCTTTAACTATATTATGCTGCCGTTTAGATGATGTATCTTCAAGGTGGTTCTAATCTTATCTAATTTTAACCTATAAATAATGATGTAACTAATAGAGTCACGCTGAACCCAATTATGCAGCAGCTGTAAATGATGATAATCAGTGCCTCCATTTGTTAATGTTTTCAAGTGAACACAAGACAACATTTCAAAAGATGCCAGACCCTCAGTGCCCGAAATGCAGGTGCATCCGACCTAAAAGCTACCGAATTACTTAGTGCATTAACTGGCTCAGAAATCAGGACGCTCGCCGTTGTGGAGACACGAACAGCAGGGTAGTGGGCCTACACGACAAATATGACAGCAAATGAGGAATCGCCACAGAAAAGCGAACCTTCGCAGTCGGATCTACACAAGAAGTCGGTAATACTGAAAAAGCCGGTCGTGCAATCTCCCATTTCTTTTTTCTGCATCCGGATCTGTCCGCAAACTGAGAAGACCAACTGGTACCGTCCACCCACAACGAGTGCTGGTGGATCCATAATGATATTGGCATCCGTCTCGTGGGAGTCATTAGGTCTGATTATGGCTTTGCGTGGTCGTATATCGTAACACTGGAGGAGTATGAGGTCATTTTACAGGCTCCAGGTGCACCATCTTATGGCGCTGTCAAGGTCGACACATTGCGTTCGCAGGTCCCCAAATAATATAGCAAAGTAGATTTCAAAATAACTGATCTCACATACAACTAGAGGTTTTGGTTCTTGTTGAATGCAACACAAAATTTTAAAACAACTCGTTTTGTATCCACAGACGACCCAACGTCTAATCGTTTACCTCAGTATAACGCATTATTTGCATTTTCAATCTCCTCTACCCTGTGAATGGATCCACGCAGGAGAGAGATTTGTATGTTCTAGTTTACATTATTAAGTCAGGCTTAAAGCTGGATAAGACCACAGAGCGCGACGCAGGAGCGCAGCTGCTTCCACAGATCAAGTGTCACCGAATGCGAGACACTAACGTGGTTACGCAGCGTCCAAGTGAGACGTGTCGTTACTCCCCAGCTCGGCTGGAGCCCGCGCCTTTGgcacagctgtcctgcacttCGTAAAATGTTTCTGAGGGCGACGAGTGGTAAGAAGACAAATTCTCTCTCTGGGGTCACGAGGACAAAGAAATTTATGACCAGACCCTCGTTCATCACCTTTTATACGCTGGATAAACCGTTGTCGTTTTCCTCGAATGGCCAAAGGACGTAAGATGCTTCATTATCTGTGGCTCTCTTCACCGGAGTTTCGCAAACCTCTCTTCACGATATGAAAAACAGCACTGGTAGCAGCAAAACCAAATATTAACATACTAACCAAGTCATAAAAAACTCGGTTTATCTGGTTAACTTTAACATATTTTAAAACGAATTTGAGCACTAACTGAAAATTAAGAAGTGAAGTACATTTAACCCACGGCCCTTCTCTGGTTAAGTGCCAGAAACCGCCTGTTTTATACTACTTTATGCGGACGAAGCATAATAAATTATGTTCTATGACCTATTATATATTTCATGGTGAACAATAATGCAGTACAGACAAAAAATATAATGGACACAATAGTCTGCGCGAGCCCGCGGGCTGCCACCGGAGGCAAGTCGCGTCTCCCTCACAGTCAAGTCCTGGTTCCGATTACACGGGCCGGAAATTCTCAGGGGTCTTTGCTCAAAAACTATTTATTCTGTTACGAGGTGATTGGGAAGCAGGATGGCgtgaagagagaaggagaaagtttgtgagagagagcgtCAGCTGCGGTTGCTTGAATCTTTCATTCCTTTCTCTGTTGTTGTCTGTTTTTAGACATTTTATTATCCGAATAGCCTACACAAAGCATTTGCTTTTAGCCGTGGTGTTTTAATCCGACTGTTAATTCCCAAAAACGCATCAACAGAAAATAGACTTCAAACATTTAATCCGAATGTTTTCATGGTTGAAAAGGATGCAAGTGAAAGTGTTCAGACACGTAAGTATAAATAAATGCCTAAATAAATCTAAAAACAATCAAGTGGTTTTCCGCTTCCCGAATAACGCTTTAGATAAACTGCCAGTTAACCAATTTAAATGATACGCTACAATTAAACGGGCGTGCAATAGATATAATCTAGAGAAAGCTTTTTATTTGCAGAAGTGTCCCACATCGGGTTATTTGGATGGAAGGTCACCTCTCCCTAGCAGTCGCCCCCTACAGATCGTGTCACTCTCGGTGGCCCAGAACTAAGAACAAACACGTCGAGAACATAGTAATCACACAAGCacgtagatacacacacacagcctacatGTTTGATGTCACGAGTTGTAAATATTTATGCTCGTGAAATTATGTGCGTATTTTCCCTATTTGACATtaatggcctgtgtgtgtgtgtgtgtgtgtgtgtgtgtgtgtgtgtgtgtgagaatgagggggtgggggggggtatttCTTTGACTAGTTTTATCTTTAGTCTTAACCTTTCCCCAACCCCTCCCTCGTGTTAGGGTTGAAGACGTGAGCTCGTGCTCTTGCCACAGCACCATTTGCTCTCGGACCCGCCAAAGcatattttctcatttttcttGCTGACGTTTCAGACTTTTCATCTTTCACAGACTCGTGCCCTCTTCCGGCTGCAACAACACCGACGAGAGATGAAGACATCCATTTTTGATTTGTCTGTAAGCGTGAATGTGTAGAAATAATTAATTATAGATTTCTATATGTAATATATTATATTTGTTTGGCCACCATAAATTGACAATAACGTCGATACTTTGTTTCGAAAAAGTGTGTAATCACGTAGGTTACAGACCGATGAGGAAATATTTCGTCGTTCATAGTATTTATTAGAAAGTATTTGGTGTCCGAACAAATCTGATTTAATTGTGGCCCTGAACAAAAAGAGATAAAGAGATATAGCACGCGAGACCGTCAAGACTAACACAGTATCCTCGAGCTCGGACACCAAGCATATCGTTGGCGCGCACGAGCTTATCCACGCGTTGTTCCGACGCTGTTTTATGATTATTGCAATTAACCCATTTGTCTGCGGCGTGTCCTCTTCGTTGCAATTCCGCAGATGCAAGCCTCGTGGTTATTAGAAATACCATAAATGTAGTAGTTCTCGACAATGAACAAGCAACCAGTCTCGCTTAAGATCCTAAATCCACAAGGCTAGAAGTTAAAGGTCCGAGAAGCGAGTCTTGGAGTTGGTGCGGGTGTCCTTGCATACTATGTACCGACTGTTGTGCACCAAGGCCGGGCATAGGATATGCGGGAGCGCCGGGGAGGGTTACGCTTCCCTGAAACAACATCACGGAGCTGTGATCAGGACTCTGGGGCGGAGAGAACTCGTCCTCCGAACTGGACACAAGTGACTTGCCCCCGTCCAGAGGGGAGAGCTGATTCTGTTTATTACCGCTTCCGTTGTTGTTCTCGCCGTTTTCTCTGAAGgacaacaatgaaaaaataaacgtCAAACAATAGAAGAACAATCTAACCCTAGCTAGACCATGTTGGTCGGATCCTATTATAATATAAATCGGGCCTCGTATTTGATCACGTATAAAACAATTAGAACACAAATCAGAACATACTGAGGccttctaatatatatatataataaatctaaaatatatatatatatacatttgtatgtgtgttcagatcTGTGAATCGCCAAAAAAGCACTAttttgtattgctaataaagtgTTAATAAAGTGTCCTCATTCAACTGAATTAAACAATAATAGCGTCCATACTGTTGTCCGAATTCCGAATGCCACAGGtgaaatgcatttttatgcattgcaAATGTTTTTTGGGGAAAAGCACGTtatttaaatatacattttagCCTTCATGTGGCCGAGACAATTGACATATGAatgtttttaaattaattaattaacaaaACATGAGTACAGACACAAAGACTCTAGAAAAAATGCTGATAATTTCATTTTATCGGATTAATATTTCcttatttaaataaaacaaatttcaTCAAATATTCATAGCCTTCAATGTATTTTTTCTTTCAGACTCTATAAGACTCGTAGGATAAAGATATCGTCCCACGTGCCGTTCACACTGTTTTGTTGACAAACTGCTCTTCGCCCTTACTGTGATTTGTTAAAGGCGGCTCACCTTTCTTTGGCTTCGGCGGCCCGGTCCCTCTGACGCCTGTTTTTGAACCAGTTGCTGACCTGCGTGGTGGTCAGTCCCGTCGCCTCAGCAAGCTCCCTCTTCTCCCGTGGGGAAGGATACGGATTGTGAGTGTACCAGTCCCGCAAAACGCTGCGGGACTTCTCTTTGAAACAGTAACTGGTCTCCTCGCCGTCCCAGATGGTACGGGGCAGTGGGAACTTCCTTCGAACTCTGTATTTGCCTACGGCGCCCAGCGGTCGCCCACGGAGCTTCTCGGCTTCTACGTAGTGCGCTTTGAGCCAGAGCTGCTGTAACTTCGGGTGGTTGTGCGGGGAGAACTGATGGTTCTCCAAGATCTTATAGAGTTCGCGGAAGTTTCCTCGGTGGAAGGCCACCACCGCCTTGGCTTTGAGCACGGACTCGTTCTTGTGGAGGTGATCGCACGCCGGTAGGGACCAGAGAAAGCGGCCGAGCCTCTCCAGATTCCCGCCCTGCTGCAGCACCTCGCAGACGCATGCTACTTGCTCCTGGGTGAAGCCAAACGAAGGCATCATTGACATGGCGTCCTGATCCGACCGCCCGGTATTTCCCTGTATTTTAGATAAGGTGTTCCtcccaaaaacacacagcaaagAGCGGAGCCCCTGAGCTGGGGCTTGGAACTTATTTTTATCCAAGTTCAGCTGTCAGAAACGTTGTTTCTTGCTTGATAATTCCGTTCTGTGGACGATCCTTTCACGCAGAGCGCGACAGATGAGGATATAGATGTTGGGGCAGTTTGTTACCGTTGGTGATGTGACAGCGCAGCGTCATTCCGCGATTGGCTCGCCCCGGTCTGCC
The nucleotide sequence above comes from Brachyhypopomus gauderio isolate BG-103 unplaced genomic scaffold, BGAUD_0.2 sc43, whole genome shotgun sequence. Encoded proteins:
- the six1a gene encoding homeobox protein six1a, whose protein sequence is MSMMPSFGFTQEQVACVCEVLQQGGNLERLGRFLWSLPACDHLHKNESVLKAKAVVAFHRGNFRELYKILENHQFSPHNHPKLQQLWLKAHYVEAEKLRGRPLGAVGKYRVRRKFPLPRTIWDGEETSYCFKEKSRSVLRDWYTHNPYPSPREKRELAEATGLTTTQVSNWFKNRRQRDRAAEAKERENGENNNGSGNKQNQLSPLDGGKSLVSSSEDEFSPPQSPDHSSVMLFQGSVTLPGAPAYPMPGLGAQQSVHSMQGHPHQLQDSLLGPLTSSLVDLGS